The genomic window GCGACGGATGATGCCGTTCCACTCCTGGTCGGTCCCCGGCAGGAAGCCCGGCACGTCGACGAAGGTCAGGACCGGGACGTTGAAGGCGTCGCAGGTGCGCACGAAGCGGGCCGCCTTCTCCGAGGCGCCGATGTCGAGCGTGCCCGCGAACTGCATCGGGTTGTTGGCGACGACGCCGACCGAACGGCCCTCGATCCGGGCGAAGCCGCAGATCATGTTCGGCGCGAAGAGCGGGTGCACCTCGAGGAAGTCGCCGTCGTCGACGACGGAGGCGATCACCTGCTTCATGTCGTAGGGCATGTTCGGTGAGTCCGGGATGATCGTGTCCAGCACCCGGTCGGTGTCGTTGACCTCGAGGTCGAGCTCCTCACCGAACATCGGCGGGTCCTCGAGGTTGTTGCTCGGCAGGTAGCTCAGCAGCGCCTTGACGTAGTCGATCGCGTCGTCCTCGTCTGCCGCCATGTAGTGCGCGACCCCGGACTTGCTGTTGTGCGTGTGCGCACCGCCGAGATCCTCGAACTCCACGTCCTCACCGGTGACGGTCTTGATGACGTCCGGGCCGGTGATGAACATGTGCGAGGTCTGGTCGACCATGACGGTGAAGTCGGTGACCGCGGGGGAGTAGACGGCGCCGCCGGCGCAGGGGCCCATGATCAGGGAGATCTGCGGGATGACACCGGAGGCGTGCACGTTGCGCTTGAAGATCTCGCCGTAGAGGCCCAGGGAGACCACACCCTCCTGGATGCGGGCACCACCGGAGTCGTTGAGCCCGACCACCGGGCAGCCGATCTTCATCGCGAAGTCCATCACCTTGGTGATCTTCTCGCCGAAGACCTCACCGAGGGAGCCACCGAAGACGGTGAAGTCCTGGGCGAAGACGGCGACCTGACGACCGTCGACCGTGCCGTAGCCGGTGACGACGCCGTCGCCGTACGGCCGGTTGGCCTCCTGGCCGAAGGCGGTCGATCGGTGGCGGGCGTACTTGTCCATCTCGACGAAGCTGCCCTCGTCGAGGAGGAGTGCGATGCGCTCACGAGCGGTCTGCTTGCCGCGGGAGTGCTGCTTCTCGACGGCGCGGGTCGAACCGGCGTTCGCGACCTCGGCCACACGACGCTTGAGGTCGGCGAGCTTGCCGGCCGTCGTGTGGATGTCGATGTCGACGGGGACGTCGGTGCCGCCGATCGACTGAGCGTCAGTGGTCTCGGTGCTCTGGGACATGGTGCGAAGCCTAACCTTGACGCTGTGCCGACCCCGATGGATGTCCAACGACTGACCAACCTGCTGCCTCCCGACGAGGGTTGGGGGGAGGTGGTGCATCTCCCCAGGGTCGGCTCGACCAACGCGGAGGCGGCCGCGCGTGGCGTGTTGTGGTCACCGGTGATCACCGAGCACCAGACGGCTGGCCGCGGCCGGCTCGGTCGCCCGTGGCAGGACACCCCGGGTGCCTCGTTGGCGATGTCCGTCGTCGTCCCTCCCGTCGCCCCCCCGGGCTGGCTGCCGCTGGCGACTGGACTGGCCGTGCGCTCCGCGCTGGTGGACGAAGGGGTGGATGCCCACCTGAAGTGGCCGAACGACGTCCTCCTGCCGGGGGACGACGGTCGAAAGGTCTGCGGCATCCTGTGCCAGTCGCAACCGGATGGTCGTGTGGTGGTGGGGATCGGCATCAACGTCGGTCACGGCCGTGGTGACCTGCCGGTCGAGACGGCCACCTCCCTTCGCCTCGTCGGTGCGCACGTCGACCGGACCACCTTGGCCGCAGCGGTGCTCACCCACCTGCGGCACCTGCACACCGCCCTGGCCGAAGGGGGGGAGCGGGCCGCGCAGGTGAGGGCGGACTATTCGGCCGCCTGCGCCACCCTGGGGCGTCGCGTCGTCGTGCACCACCCCGACGGCACCCGGGAGGAGGTCGAGACCACGGGTCTGGATCTCGACGGCTGCCTGCGTGTCATCCGGGCGCACGGCTCGGATACCGTTGCGGCAGGTGACGTGCAGCACATCCGTCTGCCCGGCGCGTCGTCCAGCTGAACCATCGATCCCACGGAGGTGCTGTGCCGTACGCCGGAGCCCACGGGCACGACCCTGACGAGCCGGGCCTGCCGGACGATGGTGCCCCGGAGGAGTTCGAGCGCGTCCTGCTCGGTCGACCCGCCTCGATGGGCCGGCGGCAGGTCTCCCGCGGCGCCGGGGTCTCGGTGCGCTCCGCCCGCAAGTTCTGGCACGCGATGGGCTTCCCCATCGTCCAGGAGGGCGATGACATGTTCACCGAGGCCGACCTGGAGGCGCTCTCGCGGGTCGCCCGGCTGGTCCGGGAGGGCGAGTTCCCCGAGGAGTTCGCGCTGTCGATGACCCGCGCTCTGGCCCGGACCATGGACCGTCTCGCCGCGTGGCAGGCCCAGCTCGTCCTCGAGGAGGTCGCCCGCCAGCGCCACGGCGACGAGGAGCCGACCGAGGATGAGGCCGTGGGGGACTCCGAGGTCGCGGCCGCCTGGCTCTCCGGTCTCGCCGACGAGGTCGAGCCCCTGCTGCTCTACGTGTGGCGCCGACAGCTGACCGCGACCATCCAGCGACTGCTGACCGTCGAGGAGGACGCCGGCCGCATGTCGGTCATCGGCTTCGCCGACCTGGTCAACTTCACCTCCGTCGTTCGGCGTCTGACCGAGAGGGACCTGGCCCGGCTGGTCCAGCGCTTCGAGGACCTGTGCACCGACATCGTCACCGCCCACGGCGGACGAGTCATCAAGACCGTGGGTGACGAGGTGCTTTTCCAGACCTTCGAGGTCGCCCCCGCGGCCGCCATCGCGCTCGATCTCGTCGAGGCCATGACCGAGGACGACCTGCTCCCGCAGGCCCGGATCGGTATGGCCCACGGTCCGGTCGTGCGCCGGCTCGGCGACGTCTTCGGCACGACGGTCAACCGCGCCAGCCGCCTGACCGCCGTCGCCCCACCCGGCGGCGTCTACGTCGACGACGCCCTCACTCGGTTGCTCGAGCCGCTCAGCGGATTCGCCACCGTCCCGACCCGCCGCCGTTCACTCCGAGGGATCGGGGAGGTCGTCCCGAGCCGCCTCGTGAGGGTCACCGGAGCGCGACGCGCCACCGATGTCACCGCGCACGTCTGAGGATGAGTTCCTATGATCCGACCATGACCCGAGTGCTGCTGGCCGAAGACGACACCGCCATCTCCGACCCATTGGCACGTGCGCTCGTGCGCGAGGGGTACGACGTGAGCGTGCATTCCGACGGTCGCGAGGCCCTCGACGTCGCCCTCGGCACACCGCCCGACCTGCTGGTCCTGGATCTCGGTCTGCCGACCCTTGACGGGCTCGAGGTGTGCCGTCGCCTGCGCGCCACGGGTTCCGACGTGCCGGTCCTGATCCTGACCGCCCGCGCCGACGAGGTGGACACCGTCGTCGGGCTCGACGCAGGGGCCGATGACTACGTCACCAAGCCCTTCCGCCTGGCGGAGCTGATGGCCCGGGTGCGTGCGCTGCTGAGGCGACGCAACGACGAGGCGATCGAGCCGAGCGGGCCGCTGCGCATGGACCTCGACAGCCGCCGCGTGTGGTTCCACGGCGAGGAACTGCCACTGACGGCCAAGGAGTTCTCCGTGCTCAGCGTCCTGGTGCGTGAGCGAGGACGTGTCGTCACCCGTGAGCAGCTGATGGGTGAGGTCTGGGAGACCGAGTGGTACGGCTCGACCAAGGCCCTGGACATGCACATCTCCGTCCTGCGCCGCAAGCTCGGCGACGACGTCTCGGACCCGACGCACATCGCGACGGTGCGCGGGGTCGGATTCCGATTCGACTCGTGACCTACGGCTCGCTGGTCCGTTGGCTGCTCGTCTCGGTGGCCGTCGGTGGCGCGGCGGTCACTGCCCTGGTGCTGGGACCCGTCTTCTTCGTCGTCGCCGGCGGCGGGGCCGTCCTCGGTCTTGAACCCCCGGTCTGGGTCGTCCTCGCGCCGGCGGCCGGTGCGGCGATCGCCGGTCTCGCGGCCCTGACCGTGCTCCGGGTGATCGACCGGCGTCGATCGCGGGGCCTGACCTTCATCACCCACCAGATCGAGACGATCCGCGAGGGGGGCGGTGCCCTTCCTCGCTCCAACGTCGGCCTGGCCGACATCGACGCGACGACGCAGGCGATCGCGCGTCTGGCCGGCGAGCTGGCACGCCAGCGCGCGCTCGACCAGGACTTCGCTGCTGATGCCTCGCACCAGCTGCGCACACCCCTGACGGCCCTGCTGATGCGCCTGGAGGAGATCGCCGAGACCGACGATCTCGACGACATCCGCGACGAGGCGGCCGTGGCCGTGACCCAGGTCGAGCGTCTGAGCGGGGTCGTCGACACGCTGCGTTCCCGCACGCAGGACGGCGGCGAGGTCCCGGAGATCTCGCTGGACTCGGTGCTCGCCGGCCTGCAGAGGGAGTACCAGCCGGCCTTCACCGCCGCGCACCGCACGATGCGCGTGGACGGGCCCCCCGGCCTGGCGGTGAGGTGTGCGCCGATGGACCTCTCGCAGATCCTGCAGGGCCTCATCGAGAACTCCCTGGCCCACGGCGCCGGCCTCGTGACGATCACCATGCGCGGATCGGGCGGGTCAGTCGTCCTCGAGGTCCAGGACGAGGGCGAAGGGATCCCCAGCGCGATCGCGCCGCACATCTTCGAGCGCTCGGTGACCTCGAGCGGATCCGGTCTCGGTCTCGGACTGGCGCGACAGCTCGCCGAGCGCAACGGCGGGCGCCTGGAGCTGGTGCAGGCCCAGCCCGCCGTCTTCGCCGTCTTCCTCTCCGGACCCGGGCGGCGCTGAGCCGACTCAGCTCGGGGTGTCGTTGATGCCGGTCTCGTCCGCGCGAATGCTCTCGTGGTGCAGCGGTGAGGTGTCGACGTCCATCGGCTCGTCGACGAAGACGAAGCGGCGGTAGGCCCAGAAGCGGAAGAGGGTGCCCAGGCCGATCCCGAAGATCGTTGCCACGTTGTCGGACAGACGCGAGGTCAGGCCGAGACCGTAGTGCGAGAGGACCAGCGTCAGGGTCGAGATGGCCAGCGCCACGCCGTTGACGAGGAAGAAGAGCGACACCTCATGGTGTGCGGGACGGGAGCGCCGGTGGGCGAACGTCCACAAGCGGTTGCCCAGCCACGCGAAGAGGGTCGCCACGACCCCGCTGATGATCCGGGCTGTGGTGACCTTGCCCTCGAGGACCGTGTGCGTCAGCAGGTTCATCCCGCCGATGTCGATGACGAAGGCCACGGCGCCGATGACGCCGAACTTGGCGATCTCGTGCCAGAGCGTGTCGATGAGGCCGGCCAGTCGCCCGGGCGCGCGCTCGCGGGGCACGTCGGCGGAGGCGCCTGCCGGCGGCTGCGTGGAATCGGCCATCTCCAGCAGGGTAGACGCGGCATGCCCGAACCGAGGCATCGTAGGGTTCTCATCGTGTCGATACCCCACCGTGCCCCTGGAGGATTTCCCGTCGTCGGCATCATCGGCGGCGGTCAGCTCGCCCGGATGTGCGTCGGGCCCGCGACGGAGCTGGGGCTGACCCTCTCCGTGCTCGCCGAGGACGCGCACTCCAGCGCGGCGCTCGTCATCCCCTCGTCACCGGTCGGCGAGCACACCGATGTCGAGGCGGTGCTGGCCTTCGCCCGCGAGTGCGACGTGGTCACGTTCGACCACGAGCACGTGCCCGCGGACGTGCTGCAGGCCCTCGTGGACGACGGCATCGCCGTCCACCCGTCGCCCGCTGCCCTGCAGCACGCCCAGGACAAGCTCGTCATGCGCGACGCCCTGACGGCGGCCGGGATGCCCTGCCCCCGCTGGACCGCGGCCTCCACCGCCGAGGAGGTCACCGCCTTCGCCGCACAGGTCGGGTGGCCGATCGTCGCCAAGACCCCCCGGGGCGGCTACGACGGGAAGGGGGTTCTCGTCGCCGAGAGCGTGGATGACCTCGACGAGTGGCTGGTCACCGCGGCCGGCCGCGGTGAGCCGTTGCTCGTGGAGGAGGCCGTCCCCTTCGTCCGGGAGCTGGCGGTCCTGATCGCCCGCAGCCCCTCCGGGCAGGCGGCTGCGTGGCCGGTGGTCGAGACCGTCCAGACGGACGGCATCTGCACCGAGGTCATCGCTCCCGCCCCCGACCTGTCCGAGGACACCGCCCGCACCGCGACCCTCGTCGGTCTGGACATCGCCGCGACGCTCGAGGTCACCGGGGTGATGGCCGTCGAGCTCTTCGAGCTCGCTGACGGCCGCGTGCTCGTCAACGAGCTGGCCATGCGTCCGCACAACTCGGGCCACTGGAGCATGGACGGCGCCGTGACCGGGCAGTTCGAGCAGCACCTGCGGGCCGTGCTCGACCTGCCACTAGGCTCACCCCGGCCGCGGGCCCGGTGGACCGTCATGGGCAATGTCCTCGGGGGGGAGCACCCCGACCTCTACCCGACCTACCGCCACCTCATGGCCCGCGACCCCGAGCTCAAGATCCACCTCTACGGCAAGGGCGTGCGGCCGGGGCGCAAGATCGGGCACGTCAACGTCTGCGGCGACGACCTGGCCGACCTGCGCGAGCGCGCGCAGCACGCGGCCGACTACATCCAGGGAGTGATCACGCAATGAGCAACGAGAGCACCGAGGCCCGCACGGACGAGACGACCCCACGCGTCGCTCTGGTCATGGGCAGCGACAGCGACTGGCCGACCATGGAACCGGCGGCCCTGGTCCTCGACGACCTCGGGATCGCCTACGAGGCGGACGTGGTCTCGGCGCACCGGATGCCCACGGAGATGATCGAGTACGGGCA from Janibacter cremeus includes these protein-coding regions:
- a CDS encoding acyl-CoA carboxylase subunit beta, coding for MSQSTETTDAQSIGGTDVPVDIDIHTTAGKLADLKRRVAEVANAGSTRAVEKQHSRGKQTARERIALLLDEGSFVEMDKYARHRSTAFGQEANRPYGDGVVTGYGTVDGRQVAVFAQDFTVFGGSLGEVFGEKITKVMDFAMKIGCPVVGLNDSGGARIQEGVVSLGLYGEIFKRNVHASGVIPQISLIMGPCAGGAVYSPAVTDFTVMVDQTSHMFITGPDVIKTVTGEDVEFEDLGGAHTHNSKSGVAHYMAADEDDAIDYVKALLSYLPSNNLEDPPMFGEELDLEVNDTDRVLDTIIPDSPNMPYDMKQVIASVVDDGDFLEVHPLFAPNMICGFARIEGRSVGVVANNPMQFAGTLDIGASEKAARFVRTCDAFNVPVLTFVDVPGFLPGTDQEWNGIIRRGAKLIFAYAEATVPLVTVITRKAYGGAYDVMGSKHLGADINLAWPTAQIAVMGAQGAVNILYRKQLKAAEDEGRDVEAARQEFISAYEDALANPYVAAERGYIDTVITPSNTRMNVSRALRALKTKRETLPPKKHGNIPL
- a CDS encoding 5-(carboxyamino)imidazole ribonucleotide synthase — protein: MSIPHRAPGGFPVVGIIGGGQLARMCVGPATELGLTLSVLAEDAHSSAALVIPSSPVGEHTDVEAVLAFARECDVVTFDHEHVPADVLQALVDDGIAVHPSPAALQHAQDKLVMRDALTAAGMPCPRWTAASTAEEVTAFAAQVGWPIVAKTPRGGYDGKGVLVAESVDDLDEWLVTAAGRGEPLLVEEAVPFVRELAVLIARSPSGQAAAWPVVETVQTDGICTEVIAPAPDLSEDTARTATLVGLDIAATLEVTGVMAVELFELADGRVLVNELAMRPHNSGHWSMDGAVTGQFEQHLRAVLDLPLGSPRPRARWTVMGNVLGGEHPDLYPTYRHLMARDPELKIHLYGKGVRPGRKIGHVNVCGDDLADLRERAQHAADYIQGVITQ
- a CDS encoding response regulator transcription factor; the encoded protein is MTRVLLAEDDTAISDPLARALVREGYDVSVHSDGREALDVALGTPPDLLVLDLGLPTLDGLEVCRRLRATGSDVPVLILTARADEVDTVVGLDAGADDYVTKPFRLAELMARVRALLRRRNDEAIEPSGPLRMDLDSRRVWFHGEELPLTAKEFSVLSVLVRERGRVVTREQLMGEVWETEWYGSTKALDMHISVLRRKLGDDVSDPTHIATVRGVGFRFDS
- a CDS encoding GtrA family protein, encoding MADSTQPPAGASADVPRERAPGRLAGLIDTLWHEIAKFGVIGAVAFVIDIGGMNLLTHTVLEGKVTTARIISGVVATLFAWLGNRLWTFAHRRSRPAHHEVSLFFLVNGVALAISTLTLVLSHYGLGLTSRLSDNVATIFGIGLGTLFRFWAYRRFVFVDEPMDVDTSPLHHESIRADETGINDTPS
- a CDS encoding HAMP domain-containing sensor histidine kinase; amino-acid sequence: MTYGSLVRWLLVSVAVGGAAVTALVLGPVFFVVAGGGAVLGLEPPVWVVLAPAAGAAIAGLAALTVLRVIDRRRSRGLTFITHQIETIREGGGALPRSNVGLADIDATTQAIARLAGELARQRALDQDFAADASHQLRTPLTALLMRLEEIAETDDLDDIRDEAAVAVTQVERLSGVVDTLRSRTQDGGEVPEISLDSVLAGLQREYQPAFTAAHRTMRVDGPPGLAVRCAPMDLSQILQGLIENSLAHGAGLVTITMRGSGGSVVLEVQDEGEGIPSAIAPHIFERSVTSSGSGLGLGLARQLAERNGGRLELVQAQPAVFAVFLSGPGRR
- a CDS encoding adenylate/guanylate cyclase domain-containing protein, with amino-acid sequence MPYAGAHGHDPDEPGLPDDGAPEEFERVLLGRPASMGRRQVSRGAGVSVRSARKFWHAMGFPIVQEGDDMFTEADLEALSRVARLVREGEFPEEFALSMTRALARTMDRLAAWQAQLVLEEVARQRHGDEEPTEDEAVGDSEVAAAWLSGLADEVEPLLLYVWRRQLTATIQRLLTVEEDAGRMSVIGFADLVNFTSVVRRLTERDLARLVQRFEDLCTDIVTAHGGRVIKTVGDEVLFQTFEVAPAAAIALDLVEAMTEDDLLPQARIGMAHGPVVRRLGDVFGTTVNRASRLTAVAPPGGVYVDDALTRLLEPLSGFATVPTRRRSLRGIGEVVPSRLVRVTGARRATDVTAHV
- a CDS encoding biotin--[acetyl-CoA-carboxylase] ligase, with the translated sequence MPTPMDVQRLTNLLPPDEGWGEVVHLPRVGSTNAEAAARGVLWSPVITEHQTAGRGRLGRPWQDTPGASLAMSVVVPPVAPPGWLPLATGLAVRSALVDEGVDAHLKWPNDVLLPGDDGRKVCGILCQSQPDGRVVVGIGINVGHGRGDLPVETATSLRLVGAHVDRTTLAAAVLTHLRHLHTALAEGGERAAQVRADYSAACATLGRRVVVHHPDGTREEVETTGLDLDGCLRVIRAHGSDTVAAGDVQHIRLPGASSS